DNA from Nitrospiria bacterium:
TTGGTCTAAAAAAGAAATCGCCCTTAAGGCCAACCCGGATTATTTTTTAGGAAGGCCTTTCCTGGACGGGATTATTGTTAATTTTTTTTTAAGTCAGGAAGCCGCATGGGCAAAATTGATTGCCGGTGAAGTGGACTTCTTTTTTTTCCTCACCCCTAGGAATTTTGCGAGTCTAAAACAGGTTCCTTCTTTTAATGTTTTTTCCGTTCCAAAGCCTTATTATTACCTTATTGCTTTTAATTTGGAAAATGATCTTTTTTCAGACAAAAAAATCCGTCAGGCTTTAAATTATGCGGTGAATAAAAAAGAAATCATTGAAAAAGTCCTGCATGGGCAGGGGGAGGTTGCCCAAGGGACTATTTTCCCGGGATCATGGGCATTTGATCCGGAAGTGGACCCGTACGAATTTAATCCTCAAAAGGCCATTGCACTTTTGAAGGAGGCCGGATGGGAGGACCGTGACGGGGATTATCTTATAGAACAAAAGGGAAAGCCGTTTGAATTTTCGGTTCATGTCAATAGGGGAGATGATTTAAAAGAAAAAACATTGCTTTTGGTCCAGCAACACCTATATGACATTGGAATCAAAATGAACATAACGCTTTTTGATGCCGCCCAGATGGACTTTTTGTTTAAAAAGCAGTTTCAATCTTTTTTCCCGGAGATTACAGACCGGGGTAATCCCGATTTTAGTTATAAGCACTGGCATTCGTCACAAATGAAAAATGGATTTAATGTGTCATCCTATATGAACCCTAAAGTGGATCGATTTTTAGAAGAAGGGCGAGTGAGTCTGGATAGTGATGAAAGGAGGAAGGCCTATTTCAAATACCAGAAAGAGATTCGAGAAGATCCCCCTGGAATTTATCTGTTCTGGACCAATTATCTGGTGGGAATCCACAACCGTTTTCGCGGTGTAAAAATCAGCTCTTTGGGTCCCCTTTCAAATGTTCGCGAATGGTATGTTCCCAAACAGGAGCAAAAGCATAGCGTTCAAAATGAGTAACGTTTCCAAAAAATTGATTGTCTTATTGGTGTTTGCTTCCCTTTTACCATTGGCGGTGTTTGGGGCCATTGCGGTGTTGACTTCCCAGGATATGGCCAGAAAGATCGTGGTTGAGGAAAATCAGGAGATAGCGAAAAGGGCCGCGGACCAAATTGCCCAATATGTACACCATGGGATCGATATTTTGGAAGCCCTTGGCCAGAATATCGGTAAAACCGATCTCCTTCAATGGCAAAAGGAACGAATGATAAAGAACTATGTGATTCAATTCGGACAATTTGAATCGATCGATTTGACCGATCCTTCCGGAAAAATAATTTCCACCAGCCGTTTGGAGGTGCCAGATCGGAATAAACATTCGGAAAAAGGGGTATCAACGGTTCTGTCGGGCGGGGTTTACCGCTCAGAGGTTTTTATTTCTGAAAATTTTGTTCCCAGCATGGTGATTGGGGTTCCCTTAAAGGCGTTGGGAAAGGTTGAAGGGGCTCTTTGGGGGGAGCTTAACCTGGTTGAAATGTGGAATTTGGTGGACGGTATCCGGATCGGTGAGGAAGGGTATGCCCTGGTGGTCTCTGAAGAAGGCCATCTGATTGCCCATGGGTTAGGAACTGCAAAAGAGAAGGTCCTTCAACAGGAATTGATGGGTGATCTCCTGGTGGTCGGGGAGGCGTTTAATGGGAAGACCGGGGCTGCGGTCTACGGAGATGATCAGGGGGAGGAGAAAATCGGGGTTTCCGTCCCGATCCGTGGTTTGGGTTGGGTCATGGTGATTGAACAACCCACCCGTGAAGCGTATGCACCCGCCATCCGCTTGACCTGGCAATTGACCTGGTTTGGGGGAGGATTCCTTTTTCTTATGGTGATGGTTGGGATGTTGGGGGGAAAGCGGTATGTGGTGGATCCCATTCGTGAACTCATTCGCGGAATCAGAGAAGTGGGAAAAGGAAACTTAAAAAATAAGGTTCAAATTTTATCACAGGATGAATTCCAGGAGTTAGGAGAAACGTTTAATGAAATGACCGGGCGTTTGGTTCAATTGCAGGAGAATATCCGGCGGCAAGAACGGGTTGTTACCATTGGCCGGATTGCAAACGGGTTGGTTCATGATTTGAGGCACCCGATTAGAAATCTTGAAAATGCTGCCCAATTGGCTTCCCGTCTTGGGAAAGGGGACCCTGATCACCAGACTTTTGAAAAAGTGACCCGGAGGGAGCTTTTAAAACTCAATCAATTTCTTGATGATTTACTTCGACTATCCAAACCCAAACCCCTTTACCCGATCACGATTCAGTTCTCCCGATTGATGGAGGAATTCCTTGCACCCTATCGAAACCACCCGAGATGTGTATTTGACGATCAACCGGCAAAAACGGAAGGGGGAATTCGGAACATTTCGATCAGTGTTCAAAGCGATTTTCCCTCTTTGAAGATTCAGGCGGACCGATTTGCTTTAGACCGGGTTCTAGGAAACCTGGTAAACAACGCCATTGAGGCCATGCCAAAAGGGGGGAAACTCATTATTTCCGGTAATGAAACACAAGCACAGGATCTTGGTAAGGTCACCGAGATATCGGTGTCCGATACCGGTATGGGTATTTCTCCCGAGCGAATTGAAAACCTGTTTGAAGATTTTACAACTACCAAGGAAAAAGGAATTGGGTTAGGCCTGGCCATTTGTAAAAGAATTGTTGAGGAACATCACGGAAAAATTGAAATTCAAAGCAAACCCGGCCAGGGCACAAAAGTAAATTTGTTTTTCCCCTCCCTTAGTTGAAATTTCTTTTCTTTTTGGCATTTAATTTGCATTTCTTATGGGTGAGAATTTTCTTCTTACCTATTTAAGGGGGGTAATGCAAAAATGCCTCAAGAAATCGGTCCAATAAAAGTTCTTATTTTTTCTTTTGATATACACAACAGGCTTGATTTAAGGCAAAAACTTTATTTTGGGCATTACAATGTGATTACCGCCCAGAACAGGAGGGAATTAAAGGAGTTAGCCATTGCTTGTCTCCCAAATCTCATTATTTTTGATACCCGCCAGAGTGTTTCTGATAATTTTTCTTTTTTAATGGATTTACAAAATAACCCTTCAACCCTTTCCATCCCGGTTATTTTTATTATGGAAACCCTTGGGTTTTCTTTGCCTGAGAAAGAACTGGAAAACGGCCTTGTGGAATATATTTTAAACCCATTAAATAACGAAGATCTCCACGCTTGTATTCGAAACATCCTAAATAGAAAAGAAAAAAAGGAAAAAATCAACCACGAGGTTCAGAAATTTAAGAGGGATATGGCCATTACCCTGTCCCATTCCCTGCGGCTTCC
Protein-coding regions in this window:
- a CDS encoding ABC transporter substrate-binding protein, with the translated sequence MKKKILTCLISLLGVVIGLSCTPRSSIEEKSVGDFLIISESQTPSSINPLLTSTTFSANLSDIIFDSLVNLDEHFEVKPKLLASWEPSENGLIWNFVLKKGIHFHDGEELNAEDVVFTFEKIQSLPRGSPFNFIFQFIKKISKTGEYKFQIELERPNSSFLQSLDFGILPKHRLEGEDLLTTPFNKHPIGTGPFNIKTWSKKEIALKANPDYFLGRPFLDGIIVNFFLSQEAAWAKLIAGEVDFFFFLTPRNFASLKQVPSFNVFSVPKPYYYLIAFNLENDLFSDKKIRQALNYAVNKKEIIEKVLHGQGEVAQGTIFPGSWAFDPEVDPYEFNPQKAIALLKEAGWEDRDGDYLIEQKGKPFEFSVHVNRGDDLKEKTLLLVQQHLYDIGIKMNITLFDAAQMDFLFKKQFQSFFPEITDRGNPDFSYKHWHSSQMKNGFNVSSYMNPKVDRFLEEGRVSLDSDERRKAYFKYQKEIREDPPGIYLFWTNYLVGIHNRFRGVKISSLGPLSNVREWYVPKQEQKHSVQNE
- a CDS encoding ATP-binding protein — encoded protein: MSNVSKKLIVLLVFASLLPLAVFGAIAVLTSQDMARKIVVEENQEIAKRAADQIAQYVHHGIDILEALGQNIGKTDLLQWQKERMIKNYVIQFGQFESIDLTDPSGKIISTSRLEVPDRNKHSEKGVSTVLSGGVYRSEVFISENFVPSMVIGVPLKALGKVEGALWGELNLVEMWNLVDGIRIGEEGYALVVSEEGHLIAHGLGTAKEKVLQQELMGDLLVVGEAFNGKTGAAVYGDDQGEEKIGVSVPIRGLGWVMVIEQPTREAYAPAIRLTWQLTWFGGGFLFLMVMVGMLGGKRYVVDPIRELIRGIREVGKGNLKNKVQILSQDEFQELGETFNEMTGRLVQLQENIRRQERVVTIGRIANGLVHDLRHPIRNLENAAQLASRLGKGDPDHQTFEKVTRRELLKLNQFLDDLLRLSKPKPLYPITIQFSRLMEEFLAPYRNHPRCVFDDQPAKTEGGIRNISISVQSDFPSLKIQADRFALDRVLGNLVNNAIEAMPKGGKLIISGNETQAQDLGKVTEISVSDTGMGISPERIENLFEDFTTTKEKGIGLGLAICKRIVEEHHGKIEIQSKPGQGTKVNLFFPSLS